The Geobacillus genomosp. 3 genome segment CAAAGTGAAGGCGAAGGAAATGACCGTGCCGAACATTCAACAGTACTACTTAGAAGTGCACGAGAAAAAGAAATTTGACATTTTGACACGGCTTCTCGATATCCAGGCGCCGGAGTTGGCGATCGTGTTTGGCCGCACGAAGCGGCGCGTCGATGAGCTTGCCGAGGCGCTCAACTTGCGCGGCTATGCGGCGGAAGGCATCCATGGCGATTTGAGCCAGGCAAAGCGGCTGTCGGTGTTGCGCAAATTTAAGGAAGGATCGATTGAAATTTTAGTCGCAACGGACGTTGCCGCGCGCGGGCTCGATATTTCCGGCGTGACGCACGTGTATAACTTTGACATCCCGCAAGACCCGGAAAGCTATGTCCATCGGATCGGACGCACCGGGCGCGCCGGCAAGACAGGGATGGCGATGACGTTTGTGACACCGCGGGAAATCGGTCAGCTCCATCATATTGAGCGGACGACGAAGCGGAAAATGGAGCGGATGAAGCCGCCAACCCTCGACGAGGCGCTTGAAGGCCAACAGCGCGTCGCCATTGAAAAGCTTCTCAATGTCGCGGAAACGGAAAACTTATCATTTTACAAGCGGGCCGCCGAGGAATTGCTTGAAGAGCATGACTCGGTAACGATCGTCGCGGCCTGCCTGAAAATGTTGACGCGCGAGCCGGACACGACGCCGGTGAAGTTGACGGAAGAGCCGCCTTTAGCGGTCAAACGGGAGAAAAAGCGAGGCGGCCGCCCGGACAGCTCAGCGCGCGGCCGGACGAAAAAACGGCGGATTACGGCGCATTAAGCGCCGTTTTTTCATGGCCGAACCACATGAAACGACGGCGGTCCGGGGCGGACAGCCAAAAACGGAGCGAGCAGCCCGCCGGTGACAAAGCCGAACAGATGGGCGATGAGGTTGCCGTCCGGCTCCATCAAGCCGAGCAGCAGGTTGATGGCCATAGCGGCCAACAGCAACTGGGCGTGCCGGGGGGCGATGAGGTCACGGCGAAAAAGGGCGAGATAGCTGTACATGCCAAATAAGGCAAAAATGGCACCTGACGCCCCGACATGGCTGTACATCGGCGGCAGAAGCAATACGGTAGCGATATTGGCGCCGACACCGCCCCCAAGATAAAGAAGTAAAAATTTCCCTTTCCCGAGCGCGCGTTCCAGCCAGGGGCCGAACAGCCATAACGAAAGGCTGTTGGCCGCCATATGGTTGAAATCGTAGTGCAGCACGAGCGGACTAATCAGCCGCCAATACTCCCCGTTGCGGAGGGCATCATTCGTCCCGATGACATGCTGCCAAATCGGTTCAAGTGCCGAGAGGGGGATGACGAACAACAACCACAAAACGATATGCGCCAACAGCAAGGTTGATACGACCGGGCAGAGACGGATGAGTGAGCGGACGCCCCCAGTATAGTGAAACATACTTTTGTCTCCCTTCTTTATCGAAAATCGTTTATCCTTTCGTAGGCAGGGTGATGTGGCTAGAGGCTATGTCCATGTTCTATAAGCCATCTTATGCGCAAAGATTGCAAAAAATCGATCGGACTCTATAGCACGGATTAGGTGGGGAAAGTGATGATCGTTGGCATCGGCATTGATATTGTAGAGTTGCAGCGGGTTCATTCGCTCCTTAAGCGCAGCGGTAAATTCCCTGACCGGATTTTAACGCCGCGGGAAAAGGCGCGGTTTGATGAGTTGCCGCCCGCGCGGCAAGTGGAATTTCTCGCCGGACGGTTTGCGGCGAAGGAAGCGTACGCCAAAGCACTTGGGACAGGGATTGGGCGGCACATCTCGTTTCAGGATATCGAGGTTGTTTCTGATGCGTATGGAAAGCCGAGCATTGCCGCCCGCCGCAGCGGGGAAGTCATTCATTTGTCCATTTCCCATAGCCGGGATTATGCGGTCGCCCAAGTCATCATTGAGCGCTTCGGGCTGAACGGGCCATCGGATGCTTGCCACGGCTAGTCTGCATATTCCCGGGTGTTGTCTCATATATTGTAGTGCATGTGCAGAAATCGATATATGAGGCAAAGGGGTTGAAGAGATGGGCAGAAAGGTGCTTTTGGCATTGGTCGGCATCATCTTTTTGTTTGCTTTAGCCGGGTGCGGGGCGAAATCACAGGAGGAAGTGCTCAAGGCGCTCAATGAAAAGATGGATGAGATGACAGGTTACCAAGCTGAGGCGAAAATGACGTTCCGCACCGGCGCCGAGCCGCAAGTGTACCATGTGGAAGTGTGGCATAAGCAGCCGTCGTATTACCGCGTCAGCTTGAAAAACGCCGACAAAGGGCAAAGTCAAATGATTTTGCGCAACGATGAGGGAGTATTCGTCTTTACACCTGCCCTCAACAAAAGCTTTAAGTTTGTCAGCGACTGGCCGAAGAACAGCAGCCAAGCGTATTTGTATGAATCGCTCGTCAAAGACATTTTAAGCGACTCAAAGGCGAAGTTTAAGGCGACGAAGGATCACTATGTATTTGAGACAAAAACGAACTATCCAAATAGCGAAGTCGTTCCGACCCAGGAAATTACATTGAGCAAAAAAGATTTGACGCCTGTCTCGGTCAAAGTGATGGATACAGACCGAAAGGCGCTGTTGACAGTGGAATTTTCCAACGTTGAATTTAACAAAAAATTCGATGATGATGCATTCGATACGTCGAAAAACATGACCGGGGCGCGTCTCGAAGTGCCAGCGATGGCGGAAGGGAAAGAACAAGTGATGGAAGTCATGTATCCGAGCCAGCTCCCGGAAGGCGTCCAAGCGCTTGAGGAAAAAGAAGTGAAAAGCGAAGACGGCACAAGAGTCATTATGACATTTGGCGGCAAGAAATCGTTTACGCTCGTTCAAGAAAAAGCGGAAGTGCTCCCGGCAACGAGCATGCCAGTGCTTGTCAACGGGGATCCGGTTGATTTAGGCTTTACGGTTGGCGCCCTCACGGACCAAACATTGACATGGTCGTACAACGGAGTGGAATTTACGCTCGCTTCCGATGATCTCACTCCGGAGGAAATGGTGATGGTCGCCAGCTCAGTGCAAGAAAAAGCAACAAAATAACCGTACGACTGGTGAAAAAGGCGCGCCTTTTCGCTTTCAGAGCGGAAAGCCGCCTTATTTTTTCGACGCGCAAGACCCGGACGAATAGAAGTCGGTGTCACCATCTAAAAACAGCGTGCTAACAGCCGGCATAGGCTGTCTCATGAGCGGGAACAAGGCAACCAGCCTTTTCCGTTGTGTTCAGGCGCTTTTCTGACGTTCAACTATTTCTTCTTCGTCAAAGACGTGGTAAACTAAGAAAGGATAAACACGGATTCAAACGCTTTCAAACTTGCGTGATTAGAAAGGCAGCGAGAGAGGATGGACGATTTTCACCGGGATACATGGGCGGAAATTGACTTGGATGCCATTCACGACAACGTCGCGAATTTGCGCCGCTTTTTGCCGGATGGCACGCGGGTTATGGCCGTTGTAAAGGCGAATGCCTACGGACATGGTGACGCCCAAGTAGCGGAAACGGCGCTAGAAGCCGGCGCTTCCTACTTAGCCGTCGCTTTTTTGGACGAGGCGCTCGCTTTAAGGAAAAAAGGTGTCAATGCACCCATTTTAGTGCTCGGGGCGTCCCGGCCGATGGATGTGGCGCTAGCCGCTCGACATCGTATTGCGCTAACTGTGTTTCGTGCCGATTGGTTAGAACAGGCGTCATCTGTTTACACCGGTCCGGACCCGGTTTACCTCCATTTAAAAATGGATACCGGAATGGGAAGGCTTGGGGTAAAAGACGGGGAGGAGACAAAGCGCATTATGACGCTGATTAATCGCCACCCCCGCTTTATCCTTGAAGGTGCATACACGCATTTTGCGACGGCCGATGAATTGAACACAGACTATCTTTCTTATCAATACAGCCGCTTTTTGCATATGCTTGAATGGCTGCCAGCGCGGCCGCCGCTCGTTCACTGTGCCAACAGCGCGGCGGCGCTCCGCTTCCCCGATCGGGCATTCAATATGGTTCGCTTTGGCATTTCCATGTATGGGCTCGCCCCGTCGACAGACATCAAGCCGCTGCTTCCATACGAACTAAAGGAGGCATTCTCGCTCCATAGCCGCCTCGTACACGTGAAAAAGCTGCAACCGGGTGAAAAGGTGAGTTACGGAGCAACATATACCGCAAAAGCGGAAGAGTGGATCGGCACGATCCCGATCGGCTATGCGGACGGATGGCTGCGCCGCCTGCAACATTTTCATGTGCTTGTGAACGGACAAAAGGTGCCGATTGTCGGGCGCATTTGCATGGATCAATGCATGATCCGCCTGCCTGAACCGTTGCCAATCGGCACAAAGGTGACACTCATTGGCCATCAGGGAGATGAAACCATTTCCATCGATGACGTCGCCCGCCATTTGGGAACGATTAATTATGAAGTGCCTTGTACGATCAGTTACCGCGTGCCCCGTATTTTTTTCCGAAATAAGCGTATAATGGAATTGAGAAATGCTGTTTGTCACGGGTGAAGCGGTGCATAATCTGCTTCAGAAGACAAAGGATAGAAAATGGAGAAATGACTTTGCAGCGCCGTTGTTTAATGGTATCATGAAATGGAAGCAATGAATGGCTGCAGTTCGTGGAGGTGTATGATTCGTGTCGGAATCTGGCGCAACAACGGAAATCATCGTTCGTTTGCCGCAGTCGCTGCTGACGGAACTGGACGGGCTTGTGAAGCAGGAGAACGGCAATCGCAATGAACTCATTTATCAGGCGACGAAAATGTATATTCGTGAGCGGAAAAAACGGCAAATTCGCGAGGCGATGAGACGAGGCTACATGGAAATGGCCAAAATCAATTTATCTATTGCTTCTGAAGCGTTTCATGCTGAATATGAGGCCGACCACACCGTTGAACGCTTAGTTAGCGGGGGGTAATGCTTTGATTGTCAAACGTGGCGACGTTTATTTTGCGGACCTTTCCCCGGTCGTTGGCTCAGAGCAGGGCGGCGTGCGCCCCGTGTTGGTGATCCAAAACGATATCGGCAATCGCTTCAGTCCAACGGTTATTGTGGCGGCGATCACGGCGCAAATCCAGAAGGCGAAGCTGCCGACCCATGTCGAGATCGATGCGAAGCGCTACGGGTTTGAGCGGGACTCGGTCATTTTGCTTGAACAAATCCGTACGATTGATAAGCAGCGGCTGACTGACAAAATCACCCACCTGGATGATGAGATGATGGACAAAGTCGATGAAGCGCTGCAAATCAGCTTAGGACTGATCGACTTTTAACGAATTTCCAAAAGAAGTCTCCCGCCTCAAGGAACGTGAGGGGCACAGCCCAGTGAGCAGGTGGGAGAGGAATGTCGGCTGGCTTCAGTCAAAACGCATGATACAATCCGTCTCGATCATGTTCGTTGTGAACGGGAGATGAGGGGGTTGCATGGAGAAAACCCAATGCGAAAACCAAGCAAAGCCTTTCATGCGGAAAAGATCCGAGGTGCGAAAGAACTCCGAATCATCGGATGACTAGGGTGGGAACGACCCGAAGTCACGCTCAGGGAGATGAAAGGTTGCGTTCACCGTGGAACGGAGAAGCCCCCACTTCAAGCGTTCGCTAAGTGGTGAGTCGTTCACCGTGGTATGAAGCCCCCTGCTTTAGCGAGTTAAACAGTAGGAGGAGCGATGTTTTGTTTGCCAAGGGCAAACGGGCGGATAGGAGAAGCGGCATTGGCGTGCGACGCCGGGCGTTATGATGGAATTTTCGCGCCAATGGCAAAGATGGGCAGATCGGCTGCCATAACGGTCTGTCCTTCCGCTTTTATATAGGTGCACAAAGCAGCTGCGGACAGGTAGCTCTTTTTTTATGCCGTACACAAGGGAGGGAAACGCTTGGCGAACGAACAGCGGCTCATTTCAATCATTGCCGCCGAACAACAGTTGGCGGTGAAACAAGTCGAGAATGTCATTACACTTCATCAAGAAGGCAACACCATCCCGTTTATCGCTCGCTACCGGAAAGAGATGACCGGGGCGCTTGATGAAGTGCAAATTCGTGCGGTGCTTGAGCGCTGGGAGTATTTGCAGCATTTAGAGCAGCGGAAAGAAGAGGTCATTCGGCTGATCGATGAGCAAGGGAAATTGACCGAAGAGCTAAAAAAGGCGATTATAAGCGCCACGAAACTGCAGCAAGTCGAAGATTTGTACCGCCCATACCGGCAAAAGCGGCGCACGAAGGCGACGATCGCGAAAGAAAAAGGGCTTGAGCCGCTTGCCGATTGGCTTCTCGCTTGCCCTGCCGCCCCGGTTCCGGAAGAGAAGGCTCGGGTGTTCATTGACGCAGAAAAAGGGGTCGCAACGGCAGACGAGGCGCTGCAAGGGGCGAAAGACATCATCGCCGAGCGGGTGGCCGACGATGCTGCTCTTCGTCAATGGGTGCGGGAACAGACGTGGCGGAAAGGGACGATCGTGTCCACCGCGAAGGCGCCGGAGAAGGACGAAAAAAACGTATACGAGATGTATTACGACTACGAAGAACCGGTGGCGAAAATCGTTCCCCATCGCGTCCTGGCGCTAAACCGCGGCGAAAAAGAGGACGTGCTGCGCGTCTCAGTCCAAGCGCCTGCCGAAGAAATCATCCGCTATTTGCAGCAAAAAACAGTCGCCAATGAGTTATCGCCAGCAGCCTGGCTCGTGGCCGAAGCGGTGGAAGACGGATACAAACGGCTGATGGAGCCCGCCATTGAGCGCGACATCCGCAACGAGCTGACAGAAAAGGCGGAAGAGCGGGCGATCCATATTTTTGCCGAGAATTTACGCAAACTGCTTCTTCAGCCGCCATTGAAAGGAAAAACGGTGCTCGGCGTCGATCCGGCCTACCGGACGGGATGCAAGCTCGCTGTCGTTGATGAAACAGGGAAGCTGCTTCGTATTGATGTCATTTACCCGCACCCGCCGCAAGAGAAAAAGGATGAAGCGAGGGCAAAGCTTCTTCGTTTGCTTGACGACTATCATGTGGATATGATCGCCATCGGCAACGGCACAGCATCGCGGGAGACGGAGCAGTTTGTTGCTGACACGCTCAAGCAAGTCGAGCGCGACATCTTTTATCTCATCGTCAACGAAGCCGGGGCGAGCGTCTACTCAGCCTCCGACCTTGCGCGCGCCGAGTTTCCCGATTTGCAAGTTGAAGAGCGGAGCGCGGTCTCCATCGCCCGCCGCGTCCAAGACCCGCTCGCCGAACTGGTTAAGATTGACCCGAAATCGGTTGGCGTCGGCCAATACCAGCATGACGTCTCACAAAAAAAGTTGGCTGAGTCGCTCCGTTTCGTCGTGGAGACGGTCGTCAACCAAGTGGGTGTCAACGTCAACACCGCCTCCGTTTCGTTGCTCCAATACGTCTCGGGACTGACGAAAACGGTGTCGGAAAACATTGTCAAACGCCGTGAAGAGCAAGGAAAATTCCGCAGCCGCGAGGAGCTGAAAGCGATCCCGCGTCTTGGGGCGAAAACATACGAGCAATGCATCGGGTTTTTGCGCATTGTCGACGGCGACGAGCCGCTTGACCGCACGCCAATTCACCCTGAGCGCTACGCGGAAGTGAAGCAGTTGTTGCAACAATTAGGATTTACAGCCGCCGCCATCGGCAGCGATGAGCTTCGCCAAGCGCTCCAAGCCATCGACGTGAAAGCAGCGGCGGCTGAATTCGGCATCGGCGAACTGACGCTCCATGACATCATCGATGCCTTGCGCCGTCCGGAGCGCGACCCGCGCGATGAGCTGCCGAAACCGATATTGCGAAAAGACGTCTTGAAGATGGAAGATCTAAAGCCGGGCATGGAGCTCGAAGGAACGGTGCGCAACGTCGTCGACTTTGGCGCCTTTGTCGACATCGGCGTCAAACAGGACGGGCTTGTACATATTTCCAAACTGAGCAAACAATACGTCCGCCATCCACTTGATGTCGTCTCCGTCGGCGACGTCGTCAAAGTGTGGGTAGAAAGTGTAGACGCAGCGAAAGGGAGAATTTCATTATCGATGCTTCCGCCGGAATAAGACGGAAGGGCTGTCCCATACTGTTCAATAAACAGTGGGACAGCCCCAAACACATTTCACGAACAGTGTCTTCTCCGATAAAAAAACCAACATTGGTTTAACAGTTTAATTTGATCGCGATTTTTCTCATAATAGGCTCGTCTCATCTGATTTTTCAGCCATGTAGGCAAAGCAGTCACCCCCCTAACAACGGAAAGGTAGTATATAATATATGTAGCTATACATTGTCTCGTGCCAAAAAGATGGAGGAGGACGCCCGCCATGGATCAAACACGGTTGCAAACACTCGTTGAACAAATTTCTATGAGCACATTTGGCAAGCCGTTCCGCCATACCGCTACCTTCAACCCTCGGCTCCGCACCGTCGGCGGGCGCTACGTGTTGCAAACTCATAACATTGAGTTAAACAAAAAACATTACGACACGTACGGCGAAGAAGAACTCGTGGCTATCATTAAACATGAACTATGCCATTACCATCTGCATTTGGAAGGAAAGGGATATCGCCACCGCGACCGCGACTTCCGCGAGCTGTTAAAAAAAGTAGACGCGCCTCGTTATTGCCGCCCGCTCGGCCAAAAAACAGACAGGCCGAAAACGATCTATACATACATTTGCACATCTTGCGGCCTGACGTACACCCGAAAAAAGCGCATGAACATCGCCCGCTACGTCTGCGGACGTTGCCATGGCCGACTTAAACTAACAGGTCAGCTCTGTTGAACGCTTCCTTGCTTATGCCGAACCCTTTTAAGAACATTCGACGTGTTTCTCGCGAAGGAAACGAAGCTTTTTATGGAGTTCTTGTATCACGGCACGGACATGCGGACTTCCTCTTCGAAAAGACATCAGCATCACCTTTTGCAAAAAAGAGGTTGACAATTGAAGTGGAAATATGCTAAATTATAAAAGCCGTCGCCAAACGGCGATGAAACAAACAGCAAAAAACATGTTGACAAAGAATCAACAGCTCAATATAATAAACAATGTCGATTGCGAAACAGTGGATAAAGATTTGGTTGCATTATTCCGCAATAGCTCAGCGGTAGAGCAACCGGCTGTTAACCGGTAGGTCGTAGGTTCGAATCCTACTTGCGGAGCCATCGTATGGAGAAGTACCCAAGTGGCTGAAGGGGACGGTTTGCTAAACCGTTAGGTCGTGACTTAACGGCGCGCGGGTTCAAATCCCGCCTTCTCCGCCACTTTCAATAGTCGCGTGGCCCGTTGGTCAAGTGGTTAAGACACCGCCCTTTCACGGCGGTAACACGGGTTCGAATCCCGTACGGGTCATTTACAGCGCGGGGATTCCCCGCGAGAACGGTCCCGTAGTGTAGTGGTTAACATGCCTGCCTGTCACGCAGGAGATCGCGGGTTCGAGTCCCGTCGGGACCGCCATTACACCAATCGCTGGGCCATAGCCAAGCGGTAAGGCAACGGACTTTGACTCCGTGATGCGCTGGTTCGAATCCAGCTGGCCCAGCCATTTTTATTATTAATACATACCTCGGGCGACCAGCCCGGTGGGAGTTTTATGAACCATTCGCTCAGCAACGAGCGATGCATCGTCGAATAGGCTACGAGTTGCCCCGACGCACTTGACTTCCTCGAATAAGCTTGCAGAGGAAGGGGCAGGTAGAGCAAAGCGATACTCAGAGTGTTATTGAAAATATGAGCCATTCGCTCAGCAACGAGCGATGCATCGTCGAATAGGCTACGAGTTGCCCCGACGCACTTGACTTCCTCGAATAAGCTTGCAGAGGAAGGGGCAGGTAGAGCAAAGCGATACTCAGAGTGTTATTGAAAATATGAGCCATTCGCTCAGCAACGAGCGATGCATCGTCGAATAGGCTACGAGTTGCCCCGACGCACTTGACTTCCTCGAATAAGCTTGTAGAGGAAGGGGGCAGGTAGAGCAAAGCGATACTCAGAGTGTTATTGAAAATATGAGCCATTAGCTCAGCAGGTAGAGCATCTGACTTTTAATCAGAGGGTCGGAGGTTCGAGTCCTCCATGGCTCACCATTTCGCGGGTGTGGCGGAATTGGCAGACGCACCAGACTTAGGATCTGGCGCCTCACGGCGTGGGGGTTCAAGTCCCTCCACCCGCACTCAATTAAATACGCGGTCGTGGCGGAATGGCAGACGCGCTAGGTTGAGGGCCTAGTGGGGGCAACCCCGTGGAGGTTCAAGTCCTCTCGACCGCATTTTACTCAAATAAAAAAACATTGACAGAGACAAATGAAAATGATAAAATAGATTTTGTTTCTCTTTAAAAAATATTGCGCTCGTAGCTCAATTGGATAGAGCATCTGACTACGGATCAGAAGGTTAGGGGTTCGAATCCTCTCGAGCGCGCCATGATCGGGAAGTAGCTCAGCTTGGTAGAGCACATGGTTTGGGACCATGGGGTCGCAGGTTCAAATCCTGTCTTCCCGATTTGAACATCTTTGAATTGTTATTATGCGGGTGTAGTTTAGTGGTAAAACCTCAGCCACGAGCATTACATCATCGAATCTGCTTCGAGTTGCCTCGACGCACTTGGCATCTTCGAATATGCTTGCAGAGGAAGAGGTATGGAAGAAGCGTGGCGGATGTTAAGCCAAATATTATGCGGGTGTAGTTTAGTGGTAAAACCTCAGCCTTCCAAGCTGATGTCGTGGGTTCGATTCCCATCACCCGCTCCATGAAGAAAGGAATGTAAAATCGTTCCTTGAAAACTGAACGAAACGAAGCGCGTGCGCCATGACCATTGGTTTTGGCGCTGAACAAGCCAATCAACTTTCTTTTGGAGAGTTTGATCCTGGCTCAGGACGAACGCTGGCGGCGTGCCTAATACATGCAAGTCGAGCGGACCGGATCAGGGCTTGCTCTGGTTTGGTCAGCGGCGGACGGGTGAGTAACACGTGGGCAACCTGCCCGTAAGACCGGGATAACTCCGGGAAACCGGAGCTAATACCGGATAACACCGAAGACCGCATGGTCTTCGGTTGAAAGGCGGCCTTTGGACTGTCACTTGCGGATGGGCCCGCGGCGCATTAGCTAGTTGGTGAGGTAACGGCTCACCAAGGCGACGATGCGTAGCCGGCCTGAGAGGGTGACCGGCCACACTGGGACTGAGACACGGCCCAGACTCCTACGGGAGGCAGCAGTAGGGAATCTTCCGCAATGGACGAAAGTCTGACGGAGCGACGCCGCGTGAGCGAAGAAGGCCTTCGGGTCGTAAAGCTCTGTTGTGAGGGACGAAGGAGCGCCGTTTGAACAAGGCGGCGCGGTGACGGTACCTCACGAGAAAGCCCCGGCTAACTACGTGCCAGCAGCCGCGGTAATACGTAGGGGGCGAGCGTTGTCCGGAATTATTGGGCGTAAAGCGCGCGCAGGCGGTTCCTTAAGTCTGATGTGAAAGCCCACGGCTCAACCGTGGAGGGTCATTGGAAACTGGGGGACTTGAGTGCAGGAGAGGGGAGCGGAATTCCACGTGTAGCGGTGAAATGCGTAGAGATGTGGAGGAACACCAGTGGCGAAGGCGGCTCTCTGGCCTGTAACTGACGCTGAGGCGCGAAAGCGTGGGGAGCAAACAGGATTAGATACCCTGGTAGTCCACGCCGTAAACGATGAGTGCTAAGTGTTAGAGGGGTCACACCCTTTAGTGCTGCAGCTAACGCGATAAGCACTCCGCCTGGGGAGTACGGCCGCAAGGCTGAAACTCAAAGGAATTGACGGGGGCCCGCACAAGCGGTGGAGCATGTGGTTTAATTCGAAGCAACGCGAAGAACCTTACCAGGTCTTGACATCCCCTGACAACCCAAGAGATTGGGCGTTCCCCCTTCGGGGGGACAGGGTGACAGGTGGTGCATGGTTGTCGTCAGCTCGTGTCGTGAGATGTTGGGTTAAGTCCCGCAACGAGCGCAACCCTTGCCTCTAGTTGCCAGCATTCAGGTGGGCACTCTAGAGGGACTGCCGGCTAAAAGTCGGAGGAAGGTGGGGATGACGTCAAATCATCATGCCCCTTATGACCTGGGCTACACACGTGCTACAATGGGCGGTACAAAGGGCTGCGAACCCGCGAGGGGGAGCGAATCCCAAAAAGCCGCTCTCAGTTCGGATTGCAGGCTGCAACTCGCCTGCATGAAGCCGGAATCGCTAGTAATCGCGGATCAGCATGCCGCGGTGAATACGTTCCCGGGCCTTGTACACACCGCCCGTCACACCACGAGAGCTTGCAACACCCGAAGTCGGTGAGGTAACCCGCAAGGGAGCCAGCCGCCGAAGGTGGGGCAAGTGATTGGGGTGAAGTCGTAACAAGGTAGCCGTACCGGAAGGTGCGGCTGGAT includes the following:
- a CDS encoding DEAD/DEAH box helicase, which produces MKAVERMGFEETTPIQAKTIPLSLQNKDVIGQAQTGTGKTAAFGIPIVEKVDVKNGAVQALVVAPTRELAIQVSEELYKIGAVKRVRVLPIYGGQDIERQIRALKKHPHVIVGTPGRILDHINRGTLRLEHVHTVVLDEADEMLNMGFIEDIEAILRHVPTERQTLLFSATMPDPIRRIAERFMNEPELVKVKAKEMTVPNIQQYYLEVHEKKKFDILTRLLDIQAPELAIVFGRTKRRVDELAEALNLRGYAAEGIHGDLSQAKRLSVLRKFKEGSIEILVATDVAARGLDISGVTHVYNFDIPQDPESYVHRIGRTGRAGKTGMAMTFVTPREIGQLHHIERTTKRKMERMKPPTLDEALEGQQRVAIEKLLNVAETENLSFYKRAAEELLEEHDSVTIVAACLKMLTREPDTTPVKLTEEPPLAVKREKKRGGRPDSSARGRTKKRRITAH
- a CDS encoding rhomboid family intramembrane serine protease produces the protein MFHYTGGVRSLIRLCPVVSTLLLAHIVLWLLFVIPLSALEPIWQHVIGTNDALRNGEYWRLISPLVLHYDFNHMAANSLSLWLFGPWLERALGKGKFLLLYLGGGVGANIATVLLLPPMYSHVGASGAIFALFGMYSYLALFRRDLIAPRHAQLLLAAMAINLLLGLMEPDGNLIAHLFGFVTGGLLAPFLAVRPGPPSFHVVRP
- the acpS gene encoding holo-ACP synthase yields the protein MIVGIGIDIVELQRVHSLLKRSGKFPDRILTPREKARFDELPPARQVEFLAGRFAAKEAYAKALGTGIGRHISFQDIEVVSDAYGKPSIAARRSGEVIHLSISHSRDYAVAQVIIERFGLNGPSDACHG
- a CDS encoding LolA family protein; the encoded protein is MGRKVLLALVGIIFLFALAGCGAKSQEEVLKALNEKMDEMTGYQAEAKMTFRTGAEPQVYHVEVWHKQPSYYRVSLKNADKGQSQMILRNDEGVFVFTPALNKSFKFVSDWPKNSSQAYLYESLVKDILSDSKAKFKATKDHYVFETKTNYPNSEVVPTQEITLSKKDLTPVSVKVMDTDRKALLTVEFSNVEFNKKFDDDAFDTSKNMTGARLEVPAMAEGKEQVMEVMYPSQLPEGVQALEEKEVKSEDGTRVIMTFGGKKSFTLVQEKAEVLPATSMPVLVNGDPVDLGFTVGALTDQTLTWSYNGVEFTLASDDLTPEEMVMVASSVQEKATK
- the alr gene encoding alanine racemase, whose protein sequence is MDDFHRDTWAEIDLDAIHDNVANLRRFLPDGTRVMAVVKANAYGHGDAQVAETALEAGASYLAVAFLDEALALRKKGVNAPILVLGASRPMDVALAARHRIALTVFRADWLEQASSVYTGPDPVYLHLKMDTGMGRLGVKDGEETKRIMTLINRHPRFILEGAYTHFATADELNTDYLSYQYSRFLHMLEWLPARPPLVHCANSAAALRFPDRAFNMVRFGISMYGLAPSTDIKPLLPYELKEAFSLHSRLVHVKKLQPGEKVSYGATYTAKAEEWIGTIPIGYADGWLRRLQHFHVLVNGQKVPIVGRICMDQCMIRLPEPLPIGTKVTLIGHQGDETISIDDVARHLGTINYEVPCTISYRVPRIFFRNKRIMELRNAVCHG
- a CDS encoding CopG family ribbon-helix-helix protein; its protein translation is MSESGATTEIIVRLPQSLLTELDGLVKQENGNRNELIYQATKMYIRERKKRQIREAMRRGYMEMAKINLSIASEAFHAEYEADHTVERLVSGG
- the ndoA gene encoding type II toxin-antitoxin system endoribonuclease NdoA; this encodes MIVKRGDVYFADLSPVVGSEQGGVRPVLVIQNDIGNRFSPTVIVAAITAQIQKAKLPTHVEIDAKRYGFERDSVILLEQIRTIDKQRLTDKITHLDDEMMDKVDEALQISLGLIDF
- a CDS encoding Tex family protein, producing the protein MANEQRLISIIAAEQQLAVKQVENVITLHQEGNTIPFIARYRKEMTGALDEVQIRAVLERWEYLQHLEQRKEEVIRLIDEQGKLTEELKKAIISATKLQQVEDLYRPYRQKRRTKATIAKEKGLEPLADWLLACPAAPVPEEKARVFIDAEKGVATADEALQGAKDIIAERVADDAALRQWVREQTWRKGTIVSTAKAPEKDEKNVYEMYYDYEEPVAKIVPHRVLALNRGEKEDVLRVSVQAPAEEIIRYLQQKTVANELSPAAWLVAEAVEDGYKRLMEPAIERDIRNELTEKAEERAIHIFAENLRKLLLQPPLKGKTVLGVDPAYRTGCKLAVVDETGKLLRIDVIYPHPPQEKKDEARAKLLRLLDDYHVDMIAIGNGTASRETEQFVADTLKQVERDIFYLIVNEAGASVYSASDLARAEFPDLQVEERSAVSIARRVQDPLAELVKIDPKSVGVGQYQHDVSQKKLAESLRFVVETVVNQVGVNVNTASVSLLQYVSGLTKTVSENIVKRREEQGKFRSREELKAIPRLGAKTYEQCIGFLRIVDGDEPLDRTPIHPERYAEVKQLLQQLGFTAAAIGSDELRQALQAIDVKAAAAEFGIGELTLHDIIDALRRPERDPRDELPKPILRKDVLKMEDLKPGMELEGTVRNVVDFGAFVDIGVKQDGLVHISKLSKQYVRHPLDVVSVGDVVKVWVESVDAAKGRISLSMLPPE
- the cmpA gene encoding cortex morphogenetic protein CmpA, which encodes MPTWLKNQMRRAYYEKNRDQIKLLNQCWFFYRRRHCS
- a CDS encoding SprT family protein, yielding MDQTRLQTLVEQISMSTFGKPFRHTATFNPRLRTVGGRYVLQTHNIELNKKHYDTYGEEELVAIIKHELCHYHLHLEGKGYRHRDRDFRELLKKVDAPRYCRPLGQKTDRPKTIYTYICTSCGLTYTRKKRMNIARYVCGRCHGRLKLTGQLC